The following coding sequences are from one Candidatus Bathyarchaeota archaeon window:
- a CDS encoding DUF429 domain-containing protein — protein MSKLKDEIITGIDLAGKEENPTGFAIWKQGTVETCLIYTDKEILDKILHVKPVIVAIDAPLKLPKKGALRKADKELIQKGYRVFPPGLSAMKALTLRAERLNKLIMEKGLKTIEVHPTSTRKALSIPTKDWNIIQEIFKRIGLKGSIKMRTLTSHELDAVTAALTAYLHIQGQTETVGDQDDGFIVIPKKRCWWEIKL, from the coding sequence ATGTCAAAATTGAAAGATGAAATTATAACCGGTATAGACTTAGCTGGCAAAGAAGAAAACCCCACGGGATTCGCTATTTGGAAACAAGGAACTGTTGAAACCTGTTTAATTTACACGGACAAAGAAATTCTCGACAAAATACTGCATGTTAAACCAGTAATTGTAGCAATAGACGCTCCGCTTAAACTCCCTAAAAAAGGAGCGTTAAGAAAAGCGGACAAAGAACTCATTCAAAAAGGCTACCGCGTTTTTCCACCGGGGTTATCAGCCATGAAAGCCCTTACCCTCCGCGCTGAGAGACTGAATAAGTTAATAATGGAGAAGGGCCTAAAAACCATTGAAGTGCACCCGACATCAACAAGAAAGGCCTTAAGTATACCTACAAAAGACTGGAACATAATACAGGAAATATTCAAAAGAATAGGGTTAAAGGGTTCTATAAAAATGCGAACACTTACGTCTCACGAGTTAGACGCGGTAACCGCTGCTTTAACAGCGTACCTCCATATACAAGGACAAACAGAAACTGTAGGTGATCAGGACGATGGGTTCATCGTAATACCAAAAAAGAGGTGCTGGTGGGAAATAAAACTATGA